One genomic segment of Bifidobacterium breve DSM 20213 = JCM 1192 includes these proteins:
- a CDS encoding single-stranded DNA-binding protein: MAIQQAAVTITGFVAGDPVLGGTDTFPVLTFRMGSTRSRFNQSTQQWEDFATAWITVKAFRALAKNTKQSVRRGDRIVVVGVLNTDQWTTEQGEARSKTVVEATNIGHDLTFGTTSLAKAQRNGTNANAGTDEASRQNLQNRQSYDAGSGPGADPYANAAGTKPVEFGITENDQGDQFNAARDQEHADGEASAPNADAGQSQSASQKAFAGGAANAAEGETDEF, translated from the coding sequence ATGGCGATTCAACAGGCAGCAGTAACTATTACCGGATTTGTGGCGGGCGATCCCGTGCTAGGCGGAACGGACACTTTTCCCGTGCTGACCTTCCGAATGGGCAGCACCCGTAGCAGGTTTAATCAGAGCACACAGCAGTGGGAGGATTTTGCCACCGCCTGGATTACGGTCAAGGCATTTCGCGCGTTGGCAAAAAATACCAAACAATCGGTTCGACGTGGCGATCGCATTGTGGTGGTCGGAGTGCTCAACACGGACCAGTGGACTACCGAGCAGGGCGAGGCCCGTAGCAAAACCGTTGTGGAAGCCACCAATATCGGCCATGATCTCACTTTTGGCACCACTTCTCTTGCCAAGGCGCAGCGCAATGGCACCAATGCCAATGCGGGTACTGATGAGGCATCCCGGCAAAATCTGCAGAATCGGCAGTCCTATGATGCTGGGTCCGGGCCGGGCGCCGACCCCTATGCCAATGCAGCCGGAACGAAGCCAGTGGAATTCGGCATCACCGAGAACGATCAAGGTGATCAATTCAATGCAGCGCGAGACCAAGAACATGCCGACGGTGAAGCTTCGGCGCCGAATGCCGATGCAGGTCAATCACAATCCGCAAGCCAGAAAGCTTTCGCCGGTGGTGCTGCGAATGCTGCAGAGGGGGAAACGGACGAGTTCTAG
- a CDS encoding proline--tRNA ligase encodes MTSNTLRMSTMFLRTLREDPADADVDSAKLLQRAGYIRKAAPGIWTWLPLGLKVLNKIEDIIREEINGIGAQEVHFPALLPREPYEATHRWEEYGDNIFRLKDRHEADYLLAPTHEEMFTLLVKDMYSSYKDLPVTLYQIQTKYRDEFRPRAGLIRGREFIMKDAYSFTIDEEGMRKAYYDERGAYERIFQRLDLKYVPVFAMSGPMGGSASEEFLAPMPIGEDTFALAPSGKAWNVEALTTPELPEVDASNTPAASKEAAPDAKTIDNMIERANADHPRTDGREWQASDILKNVVITVKHPEDEEHDEPWREVIVVGVPGDRTVDMKRLEAQFAPAELEEATEEDLKNHPELVPGYIGPMVLGPQAEAAGVKNPVRYLVDAHVVKGSAWFTGADENEVDYYNLVYGRDFKADGVVEAVEVRHGDMSPDGSGPLSFERGVEIGQVFQLGLKYSKALDLKVLDQNGKAVPVWMGCYGIGVSRVLACIAETHHDEAGLAWPSVIAPAAVHVVATGKDEKAFEGAEKLVAELEAKGLEVIYDDRKKVSPGVKFKDAELIGVPLVAVVGRDYVNDGTIEIRDRNGENKVAVPAAEAAGTLADRFAALG; translated from the coding sequence ATGACTTCCAATACCCTTCGCATGTCAACCATGTTCCTGCGCACCCTGCGCGAGGATCCCGCCGATGCCGATGTCGATTCGGCCAAACTGCTGCAGCGTGCCGGCTACATCCGCAAGGCCGCGCCCGGCATCTGGACCTGGCTGCCGCTTGGTCTCAAGGTGCTTAACAAGATCGAAGATATTATTCGTGAGGAGATCAACGGCATCGGTGCTCAGGAAGTGCACTTCCCGGCTTTGCTGCCGCGCGAGCCCTACGAGGCCACCCACCGCTGGGAGGAGTACGGCGATAACATCTTCCGTTTGAAGGATCGCCACGAGGCCGATTACCTGCTGGCCCCCACCCACGAGGAGATGTTCACCCTTCTGGTCAAGGACATGTACTCCTCTTACAAAGACCTGCCCGTCACCCTGTACCAGATTCAGACCAAGTACCGCGACGAGTTCCGCCCGCGCGCTGGCCTGATTCGCGGCCGCGAGTTCATCATGAAGGATGCCTACTCCTTCACCATCGATGAGGAAGGCATGCGCAAGGCCTACTACGACGAGCGTGGTGCCTATGAGCGCATCTTCCAGCGTCTCGACCTGAAGTACGTGCCGGTGTTCGCCATGTCCGGTCCGATGGGCGGCTCTGCTTCTGAGGAGTTCCTTGCCCCAATGCCGATCGGTGAAGACACCTTCGCTCTGGCTCCTTCCGGCAAGGCTTGGAACGTCGAGGCTTTGACCACTCCGGAGCTGCCTGAAGTCGATGCTTCCAACACTCCTGCCGCTTCCAAGGAAGCCGCCCCGGATGCCAAGACCATCGACAACATGATCGAGCGTGCCAACGCCGACCACCCGCGTACCGATGGCCGCGAATGGCAGGCTTCCGACATCCTCAAGAACGTGGTGATTACCGTCAAGCACCCTGAGGATGAGGAGCATGACGAGCCGTGGCGCGAAGTGATCGTTGTCGGCGTGCCCGGTGACCGCACGGTGGATATGAAGCGACTGGAAGCCCAGTTCGCTCCCGCCGAGCTCGAAGAGGCCACCGAGGAAGACCTGAAGAACCACCCCGAACTGGTGCCCGGCTACATCGGTCCGATGGTGCTTGGTCCGCAGGCCGAAGCCGCTGGCGTGAAGAACCCGGTGCGTTACTTGGTGGACGCGCACGTGGTCAAGGGCTCCGCTTGGTTCACCGGTGCTGATGAGAACGAGGTTGACTACTACAACTTGGTTTATGGCCGTGATTTCAAGGCCGATGGCGTGGTCGAGGCCGTTGAGGTTCGCCACGGCGATATGAGCCCGGATGGTTCCGGCCCGCTGAGCTTTGAGCGCGGTGTGGAAATCGGTCAGGTCTTCCAGCTGGGTCTCAAGTATTCCAAGGCATTGGACCTGAAGGTGCTCGACCAGAACGGCAAGGCCGTGCCGGTGTGGATGGGCTGCTATGGCATCGGCGTCTCCCGCGTGCTGGCCTGCATCGCCGAAACACATCACGATGAGGCCGGCTTGGCCTGGCCGTCCGTGATCGCTCCGGCCGCCGTTCATGTGGTGGCCACCGGCAAGGATGAAAAGGCATTCGAAGGTGCCGAGAAACTGGTCGCCGAACTTGAGGCCAAGGGCCTTGAAGTGATTTACGATGACCGTAAGAAGGTCTCTCCGGGCGTCAAGTTCAAGGATGCCGAGCTGATCGGCGTGCCGCTGGTCGCCGTGGTCGGTCGCGATTACGTGAACGATGGCACCATTGAGATCCGCGATCGCAATGGCGAGAACAAGGTCGCCGTGCCCGCTGCTGAAGCTGCCGGTACCTTGGCCGATCGTTTTGCTGCTCTCGGCTGA
- the amrS gene encoding AmmeMemoRadiSam system radical SAM enzyme, which produces MTLVRGCIGSLVAHQPLGKDVIAHAVDAATRDPRFNPVTAAEYPLLNIEVSVLGGGSQRQLPSRPAMEKKPLNHFHPGSSVLSFGTAGCNSGCRFCQNFDIAKARSIDKLSVGASPEKIAQIAASRGIDSVAFTYNDPIVFAEYAIDTAQACRALGIHPIAVTAGYMSAEARPDFYAAMDAANIDLKGFTEDFYWKVTGTHLADVLATIDYAVNEARTPEGEHVWVELTTLLIPGLNDDDAQLHAECTWIGEHLGPDVPLHFSAFHPSYRMMDVPPTPHETLTRTRAIALAEGLHYVYAGNVHDREGDTTYCPNPQCHAKLIERDWYRIIADRLSASSGGNGHCPQCGTAIAGRW; this is translated from the coding sequence ATGACGTTGGTGCGCGGCTGCATTGGCTCGCTGGTTGCCCATCAACCACTTGGCAAGGATGTGATCGCCCATGCGGTGGATGCCGCCACCCGTGACCCACGTTTCAACCCGGTCACCGCTGCGGAATACCCACTGCTGAATATCGAGGTGTCGGTGCTGGGGGGGGGGAGCCAAAGGCAATTACCGTCAAGACCCGCGATGGAAAAGAAGCCCCTCAACCACTTCCACCCTGGTTCCAGTGTGCTGAGTTTTGGCACGGCCGGCTGCAATTCCGGCTGCCGCTTCTGCCAGAATTTTGACATTGCCAAAGCGCGCAGCATCGATAAGCTCAGCGTGGGGGCCAGCCCGGAGAAAATCGCGCAGATCGCGGCCAGCCGTGGCATCGACTCAGTGGCATTCACCTACAACGACCCCATCGTGTTCGCCGAATACGCCATCGACACCGCCCAAGCCTGCCGCGCACTCGGCATCCATCCCATCGCCGTGACGGCCGGATACATGAGTGCCGAAGCCCGGCCCGACTTCTATGCCGCCATGGACGCCGCCAATATCGACCTCAAAGGCTTCACCGAAGATTTCTATTGGAAAGTGACCGGCACGCATTTGGCCGACGTGCTCGCGACCATCGACTATGCGGTCAACGAGGCACGTACCCCAGAAGGCGAACACGTGTGGGTGGAACTCACCACACTGCTCATCCCCGGTCTCAACGATGACGATGCCCAGTTGCACGCCGAATGCACGTGGATAGGCGAACATCTGGGGCCGGACGTGCCGCTGCACTTCTCCGCGTTCCATCCGAGCTATCGGATGATGGATGTGCCGCCTACGCCGCACGAGACGCTGACCCGTACCCGCGCCATCGCGCTCGCTGAAGGGCTCCATTATGTCTACGCCGGCAATGTGCATGACCGCGAGGGCGATACTACGTATTGTCCGAACCCGCAGTGCCATGCGAAGCTCATCGAGCGCGACTGGTACCGCATTATCGCCGACCGCCTATCAGCAAGCTCCGGCGGCAACGGTCACTGCCCGCAATGTGGCACCGCAATCGCCGGGCGATGGTGA
- a CDS encoding DEAD/DEAH box helicase, with product MRQTEALAILNAGANVFLTGAPGAGKTYVLNEFIRQARADGASVAVTASTGIASTHINGQTIHSWSGVGVATSLTSSLLKLIKSRRKRKIQATDILVIDEVSMLHAWLFDMVDQVCREVRRDPRPFGGIQVVLSGDLFQLPPVSVSGRNRDLIEPTPEFIASRERYARAGLNPESFITESLVWQELNPVICYLTEQHRQDTGELLTVLTDIREGDVTQSDRDALVTRLGKLPEPGQVAVHLFPVNRQADNLNDMRLNQIMLEPHEFHAETAGPANLVDRLKKNMLAPERLVLKEGAAVMALRNDPDRQYVNGSLGTVRGFAQENKGGWPIVEFENGNIVTMKQAKWEMMDGETVLASVAQVPLRCAWGITIHKSQGMTLDRAVMDLKRTFAPGMGYVALSRVESLGGLYLAGVNERMFLVSPDAVVLDGDLREASASASDQLADEGAGAFKPTEPDEFAADPNDEFAQDALF from the coding sequence ATGCGCCAAACCGAAGCCCTGGCCATTCTGAACGCCGGCGCGAACGTGTTCCTGACCGGTGCGCCCGGTGCCGGTAAGACCTACGTGCTCAACGAGTTCATCCGGCAGGCGCGTGCCGACGGGGCGAGCGTGGCCGTCACTGCGTCCACAGGCATAGCCTCCACGCATATCAATGGCCAGACCATTCACTCATGGAGTGGTGTGGGTGTGGCGACAAGTCTGACCTCCAGTCTGCTCAAGCTCATCAAATCCCGCCGCAAACGCAAGATTCAGGCCACGGATATTCTCGTCATTGACGAGGTCTCCATGCTGCACGCCTGGCTGTTTGACATGGTTGACCAAGTCTGCCGCGAGGTCCGTCGCGATCCACGGCCGTTCGGCGGCATCCAGGTCGTGCTGTCCGGAGATTTGTTTCAGCTGCCTCCGGTCTCGGTATCCGGCCGCAACCGCGACCTCATCGAACCCACACCGGAATTCATCGCCAGCCGTGAACGGTATGCCCGTGCCGGTCTTAATCCGGAAAGCTTTATCACCGAATCGCTGGTGTGGCAGGAACTCAACCCGGTGATCTGCTACCTCACCGAGCAGCATCGTCAAGACACCGGTGAGCTTCTGACCGTGCTTACTGACATTCGCGAAGGCGACGTGACCCAGTCCGACCGTGACGCACTCGTCACGCGTTTGGGCAAGCTGCCCGAGCCCGGCCAAGTGGCCGTCCATCTCTTCCCCGTGAACCGTCAGGCCGACAATCTCAACGACATGCGGCTGAACCAGATCATGCTCGAGCCTCATGAGTTCCATGCCGAAACTGCAGGACCGGCCAATCTGGTCGATCGGCTCAAGAAGAACATGCTCGCCCCCGAGCGGCTCGTGCTCAAGGAAGGCGCGGCCGTCATGGCTCTGCGCAATGACCCCGACCGCCAGTATGTCAATGGTTCGCTCGGCACTGTGCGCGGTTTTGCGCAGGAGAACAAAGGCGGTTGGCCGATTGTGGAATTCGAGAACGGCAATATCGTCACCATGAAACAGGCCAAGTGGGAGATGATGGATGGCGAGACGGTGCTCGCTTCCGTGGCTCAGGTGCCGTTGCGCTGCGCGTGGGGCATCACCATCCACAAGTCACAGGGTATGACGCTCGATCGCGCGGTTATGGACTTGAAGAGGACCTTCGCGCCGGGCATGGGATATGTGGCGCTCTCCCGAGTTGAATCATTGGGCGGACTGTATTTGGCTGGTGTCAACGAGCGCATGTTCCTTGTCTCACCCGATGCCGTGGTGCTTGACGGCGACCTGCGCGAGGCCTCGGCCTCGGCCTCCGACCAGTTGGCCGATGAAGGCGCAGGCGCATTCAAACCCACCGAGCCAGACGAATTCGCCGCCGATCCCAATGACGAATTCGCCCAAGACGCCTTGTTCTGA
- the orn gene encoding oligoribonuclease, giving the protein MVDSHDAETYSAKDSRLIWIDCEMTGLDIFGGDELVEVSVVPTDFDLNVLDEGVDYVIKPSEKAVNHMNDFVRQMHTRSGLINEWENGLSLAEAEQKVTEYVLRFTPEGVRPLLAGNTIGSDKKFLDHYMPDLMSHLHYRSVDVSTLKELARRWYPAVYENRPPKNGGHRALADIIESLDELRYYRKAFMAPAPGPDEAAAKAISADIVSTSILNK; this is encoded by the coding sequence ATGGTCGACAGCCATGACGCGGAAACGTACAGCGCGAAGGACTCGCGCCTGATTTGGATCGATTGCGAGATGACCGGACTTGACATCTTCGGCGGCGACGAACTCGTCGAGGTGTCCGTGGTTCCCACCGACTTTGACCTGAATGTGCTGGACGAGGGCGTGGATTACGTCATCAAGCCGTCCGAGAAGGCCGTGAACCACATGAACGATTTCGTGCGCCAGATGCACACCCGTTCCGGCCTGATCAACGAGTGGGAGAATGGCCTGAGCCTGGCCGAGGCCGAGCAGAAGGTCACCGAATACGTGCTGCGCTTCACGCCGGAAGGCGTGCGCCCGCTGCTGGCCGGCAACACCATTGGATCCGACAAGAAGTTCCTCGACCACTATATGCCGGACCTCATGAGTCACCTGCACTACCGCAGCGTGGACGTGAGCACCCTGAAGGAGCTCGCCCGCCGCTGGTACCCGGCCGTCTACGAGAACCGCCCGCCGAAGAATGGCGGTCATCGTGCTCTCGCCGACATCATCGAATCTTTGGATGAGCTGCGCTACTACCGCAAGGCCTTCATGGCTCCGGCCCCCGGCCCGGACGAGGCCGCAGCCAAGGCCATCTCTGCCGACATCGTCTCCACCAGCATCCTCAATAAGTAG
- the guaB gene encoding IMP dehydrogenase — protein sequence MATNLDELNAQSAYAPLPPIFAKLGLAYDDVLLLPNETDVIPSEVDTSTHLTRNITMKAPVLSAAMDTVTESEMAIAMARNGGIGVLHRNLSIDDQAAQVDVVKRSESGMITDPLTVNPEVTLADLDKLCGKFHISGLPVVDKDNKLVGIITNRDMRFIASEDYDTLKVKDVMTKENLVTGPSNISKDDAHRLLAQHKVEKLPLVDAEGHLTGLITVKDFVKTEQYPDATKDEQGRLRVAAGVGFLGDAWQRASALMEAGVDVLVVDTANGEARLALDMISRLKHDSAFDGVQIIGGNVGTRSGAQAMIEAGADAVKVGIGPGSICTTRIVAGVGVPQLTAVYEAAQACRAAGVPCIADGGIHYSGDIAKALVAGASSVMLGGTLAGCEEAPGEKVLLHGKQYKLYRGMGSLGAMAPRGKKSYSKDRYFQADVTSSDKVVPEGVEGEVPYRGPLNAVLYQMLGGLHQSMFYIGAHNIAEMPERGKFIRITDAGLRESHPHDIVMTAEAPNYSGFHNN from the coding sequence ATGGCTACAAACCTTGATGAATTAAACGCCCAGTCGGCGTATGCCCCCCTTCCCCCGATTTTCGCCAAGCTCGGCCTTGCCTATGATGATGTGTTGCTGTTGCCGAACGAGACGGATGTCATTCCTTCCGAAGTGGACACCAGCACCCATCTGACCCGCAATATCACGATGAAGGCCCCGGTGCTCTCCGCCGCCATGGATACCGTGACCGAGTCCGAGATGGCCATCGCCATGGCTCGTAACGGTGGTATCGGCGTGCTGCACCGCAACCTGTCTATCGACGATCAGGCTGCTCAGGTCGATGTGGTCAAGCGCTCCGAGTCCGGTATGATTACCGATCCGCTGACCGTCAACCCTGAGGTCACGCTGGCCGATCTCGACAAGCTGTGCGGCAAGTTCCACATCTCCGGTCTGCCGGTGGTGGACAAGGACAACAAGCTCGTCGGCATCATCACCAACCGTGATATGCGTTTCATCGCCTCCGAGGATTACGACACCCTGAAGGTCAAGGATGTCATGACCAAGGAGAACCTGGTCACCGGTCCGTCCAACATCTCCAAGGACGACGCCCACCGCCTGCTCGCCCAGCACAAGGTTGAGAAGCTGCCGCTGGTTGATGCGGAAGGTCATCTGACTGGTCTGATCACGGTCAAGGACTTCGTCAAGACCGAACAGTACCCGGACGCCACCAAGGACGAGCAGGGTCGCCTGCGCGTGGCCGCCGGCGTTGGCTTCCTCGGCGACGCATGGCAGCGTGCCTCCGCCCTGATGGAGGCCGGCGTGGATGTGCTCGTGGTCGACACCGCCAACGGTGAGGCCCGCCTGGCACTCGACATGATCTCCCGTCTGAAGCACGATTCCGCCTTCGATGGCGTGCAGATCATCGGCGGCAACGTCGGCACCCGTTCCGGTGCCCAGGCCATGATCGAGGCCGGTGCCGATGCCGTCAAGGTCGGTATTGGTCCTGGCTCCATCTGCACCACCCGTATCGTTGCCGGTGTTGGCGTTCCGCAGCTCACCGCCGTGTACGAGGCCGCCCAGGCCTGCCGTGCCGCTGGCGTGCCCTGCATCGCCGACGGTGGCATCCACTACTCCGGTGACATCGCCAAGGCCCTTGTGGCTGGCGCCTCCTCCGTGATGCTCGGCGGCACGCTCGCTGGCTGTGAGGAAGCCCCGGGCGAGAAGGTGCTCCTGCACGGCAAGCAGTACAAGCTGTACCGAGGCATGGGATCCCTCGGCGCCATGGCTCCGCGCGGCAAGAAGTCCTACTCCAAGGACCGCTACTTCCAGGCCGACGTGACCTCCAGCGACAAGGTCGTGCCGGAAGGTGTGGAAGGCGAAGTGCCGTACCGCGGCCCGCTCAACGCTGTGCTCTACCAGATGCTCGGTGGCCTGCACCAGTCCATGTTCTACATTGGCGCACACAACATCGCCGAAATGCCGGAACGTGGCAAGTTCATCCGCATCACCGACGCCGGCCTGCGTGAATCGCACCCGCACGACATCGTGATGACCGCGGAAGCACCGAACTACTCCGGCTTCCACAACAACTGA
- a CDS encoding MraY family glycosyltransferase → MRIYLLVAAIAGGVTWLVTPLIRHVAIEIGAVGEVRARDVHTIPTPRMGGLGMLIGFTVATIFASRTPFLAGLFQGNYQMWVILAGGIMISLLGMADDLWDLDWMLKLAGQLLISVFVAWGGLQIISLPLGGSLITASPSLSMAITAFLIVASINAVNFVDGLDGLASGIVAIGGIAFAIYSYIIARYSPSYASLATLIDVMMVGICVGFILHNWHPAKLFMGDSGSMLLGYLITCASIVMTGRLDPASIHASIYLPVFMPILLPILVLFLPVLDMCLAIVRRLAKGQSPMHPDRMHLHHRMLRIGHSVRGAVLILWGWAALIAFGSLTILFFKAQHVAFGMAIAVVVLTIATMYPYLKHRIPEIQEENATLEAARHNAQHATAVHDDVTPENTRSGSESLPVAGADSSGQENPS, encoded by the coding sequence ATGAGGATTTACTTACTGGTCGCGGCCATCGCGGGTGGCGTCACCTGGCTGGTGACTCCGCTGATTCGCCACGTGGCCATCGAGATCGGCGCGGTTGGCGAAGTGCGCGCCCGCGATGTGCATACCATTCCCACCCCGCGTATGGGCGGCCTTGGCATGCTGATCGGATTTACCGTGGCCACCATCTTTGCCAGCAGAACGCCGTTCCTTGCGGGTCTGTTCCAAGGCAATTACCAGATGTGGGTGATTCTTGCCGGCGGCATTATGATCAGTCTGCTGGGCATGGCCGATGATTTGTGGGATCTTGACTGGATGTTGAAGCTCGCCGGTCAGCTGCTGATTTCCGTTTTCGTGGCCTGGGGTGGTTTGCAGATTATTTCGCTGCCGCTGGGAGGCTCTCTGATCACCGCATCCCCGAGCCTGTCCATGGCAATTACGGCATTCCTTATTGTCGCTTCGATCAACGCGGTCAATTTCGTGGACGGTCTTGACGGACTGGCTTCGGGCATCGTGGCCATCGGCGGCATCGCGTTCGCCATCTATTCGTACATCATCGCCCGATACTCGCCCAGTTACGCCTCGCTGGCCACGCTGATCGACGTGATGATGGTGGGCATCTGTGTGGGCTTTATCCTGCATAACTGGCATCCGGCGAAATTGTTCATGGGTGATTCCGGCTCGATGCTGCTCGGCTATCTCATCACCTGCGCCTCAATCGTCATGACCGGCCGTCTTGATCCGGCATCGATTCACGCCAGTATCTATCTGCCGGTATTCATGCCGATTCTGTTGCCGATTCTGGTGCTGTTCCTGCCGGTGCTCGACATGTGCCTGGCGATTGTGCGGCGTCTGGCCAAGGGGCAGTCGCCGATGCATCCGGACCGTATGCATCTGCATCATCGCATGCTGCGCATCGGCCATTCGGTTCGTGGAGCCGTGCTGATTCTTTGGGGTTGGGCGGCGTTGATCGCGTTTGGGTCGTTGACCATTCTTTTCTTCAAGGCGCAGCACGTTGCCTTTGGTATGGCGATTGCCGTGGTCGTACTGACCATCGCCACCATGTACCCGTACCTGAAGCATCGTATTCCGGAGATACAGGAAGAGAACGCTACGTTGGAAGCGGCGCGCCACAACGCGCAGCATGCCACGGCAGTGCATGACGACGTAACCCCAGAAAATACGCGTTCCGGAAGCGAATCGCTGCCGGTTGCCGGCGCTGATTCGAGCGGACAGGAAAACCCTTCCTGA
- a CDS encoding L-threonylcarbamoyladenylate synthase has translation MSATRKVTDESLAQAARIIHDGGLIVIPTDTVYGVACDPRNAAAIARIYELKRRPRYKALQVLLDSTDQLDELGLELPSPLNRLSAAFLPGAFSPIAVARPDCTLETLADTAEGRPGTQGIRIPNSALCLEILRATGPLAASSANRSGDESAQTVDEAVEAFGNQIDLYLDGGPTQGHISSTVVKADPYARDGIEILREGVIPQSMIRKALHLNGGGLGA, from the coding sequence ATGAGCGCAACGCGGAAGGTCACGGATGAGTCGTTGGCTCAGGCCGCACGCATCATTCATGATGGCGGACTGATCGTCATTCCCACCGATACCGTGTATGGCGTAGCCTGTGATCCGCGCAATGCGGCTGCCATCGCCCGCATCTACGAACTCAAGCGGCGTCCCCGATACAAGGCATTGCAGGTTCTGCTTGATTCCACTGACCAACTTGACGAGCTCGGACTCGAACTACCTTCGCCGCTGAACCGTCTTTCTGCCGCCTTCCTGCCGGGGGCGTTTTCGCCGATTGCCGTCGCGCGCCCCGATTGCACGTTGGAGACGTTGGCCGACACCGCGGAAGGCAGGCCCGGCACGCAAGGCATTCGCATCCCCAACTCGGCGCTCTGCCTTGAGATTCTTCGTGCTACTGGTCCTCTGGCCGCTTCAAGCGCCAATCGTTCCGGCGATGAAAGCGCGCAGACCGTGGATGAGGCCGTGGAAGCGTTCGGGAACCAGATTGATTTGTATCTGGATGGCGGGCCCACACAAGGCCATATATCTAGCACCGTGGTGAAAGCGGATCCGTATGCGAGAGACGGCATTGAGATTCTTCGTGAGGGAGTCATTCCCCAATCCATGATTCGCAAAGCCCTCCACCTCAATGGCGGGGGATTAGGCGCATGA
- a CDS encoding ABC transporter ATP-binding protein, which produces MLEIKDLCVSYGAIDAVKGISLKVDDGEIVSLIGANGAGKTTTLHTITGLVPAKSGSITYDGHDLLKTHANKIVTLGMAHVPEGRHVFTRMSVQENLEMGAFSLKDQSNLGKDLEMVFDYFPRLKERRRQLAGTLSGGEQQMVAMGRALMSHPKTILMDEPSMGLSPLLVKEIFDIIVTLRKSGITVLLVEQNAKMALSIADRAYVLETGKITMEGKASDLLHDEKVRKAYLGA; this is translated from the coding sequence ATGCTGGAAATCAAGGATCTGTGTGTCTCGTACGGCGCCATCGACGCGGTCAAAGGCATCAGTCTGAAGGTGGACGACGGTGAGATCGTCTCCCTGATCGGAGCCAACGGTGCCGGTAAAACGACCACCTTGCACACCATCACCGGCCTGGTGCCGGCCAAGTCCGGCAGCATCACCTATGACGGTCATGACCTGCTTAAGACGCATGCGAACAAGATCGTCACCCTGGGCATGGCCCACGTGCCGGAAGGCCGCCATGTGTTCACCCGCATGAGTGTGCAGGAGAACCTGGAGATGGGTGCGTTCAGCCTCAAGGACCAGTCGAATCTCGGCAAGGATCTTGAGATGGTGTTCGACTACTTCCCGCGTCTGAAAGAACGTCGCCGCCAGCTGGCCGGCACGCTCTCCGGCGGTGAGCAGCAGATGGTGGCCATGGGCCGCGCCCTGATGAGCCATCCGAAGACGATTCTGATGGATGAGCCGTCGATGGGTCTTTCGCCTCTGCTGGTCAAGGAGATTTTCGACATCATCGTCACTCTGCGCAAGAGCGGCATCACCGTGCTGCTGGTCGAACAGAACGCGAAGATGGCCCTATCCATTGCCGATCGCGCCTATGTGCTCGAAACCGGCAAGATCACGATGGAAGGCAAGGCCTCGGATCTGCTGCACGACGAGAAGGTGCGCAAGGCATACCTCGGCGCGTGA